A stretch of the Candidatus Methylacidiphilales bacterium genome encodes the following:
- a CDS encoding rhodanese-like domain-containing protein, whose amino-acid sequence MHLPPRQLNFSRHPHQTCQAPATAHSKNMKTITPSELSSLSPNCLLIDVRTPAEFQEKHIPSSINIPLHTLQPEKIRSLIRQDSPCVLICGSGNRARQAAEKLQSAGISQTIILEGGIKA is encoded by the coding sequence ATGCATCTTCCACCCCGCCAACTCAATTTCTCCCGCCACCCCCATCAGACTTGCCAAGCACCCGCGACCGCACATTCTAAAAACATGAAAACCATTACCCCTTCCGAACTTTCCTCTCTCTCCCCCAACTGCCTCCTCATCGACGTCCGCACCCCTGCCGAATTCCAAGAAAAACACATCCCCAGCTCCATCAACATTCCTCTCCACACCCTACAACCAGAAAAAATCCGCTCCCTCATCCGCCAAGACTCCCCCTGCGTCCTAATCTGCGGATCCGGCAACCGCGCCCGCCAAGCCGCAGAAAAACTACAATCCGCAGGCATCTCCCAGACGATTATCCTCGAAGGCGGCATCAAAGCC
- a CDS encoding sulfurtransferase — MKTYAKSDVLVETSWLAENLNAPGLRIVESNEDVLLYDTGHIPGAVHIDWRRDLQDPIVRDYITPEAFAALCSRNGITPETTCVFYGDKSNWWACYALWAFQLFGHERVKILNGGRDKWIREGRPLTREKTVVQPTSYPVPKERRDREIRAFFEDTLAHSQAKKPLIDVRSPQEYSGELTHMPEYPQEGVLRGGHIPGAKNVPWKTAVREDGTFKGVEELEKIYVEGCGLKPGDDVIAYCRIGERSSHTWFVLKYLLGFEKVRNYDGSWTEWGNRVRAPIER; from the coding sequence ATGAAAACCTATGCAAAGAGTGATGTGCTAGTTGAAACGTCGTGGTTGGCCGAAAATTTGAATGCGCCGGGGTTGAGGATTGTGGAGAGTAATGAGGATGTGTTGTTATATGACACAGGACATATTCCCGGGGCTGTGCATATAGATTGGAGGCGAGATTTGCAGGATCCGATTGTGCGTGACTACATCACGCCGGAGGCGTTTGCGGCGTTGTGTTCACGAAATGGGATCACACCGGAGACAACGTGTGTGTTTTACGGGGATAAATCGAATTGGTGGGCGTGTTATGCGTTGTGGGCTTTTCAGCTATTTGGGCACGAGCGGGTGAAGATTTTGAATGGGGGGCGGGATAAGTGGATTCGAGAGGGGCGACCGTTGACGCGAGAGAAGACGGTGGTGCAGCCGACGTCGTATCCCGTTCCCAAAGAACGCCGAGATCGGGAGATCCGGGCGTTTTTTGAGGATACATTGGCGCATAGTCAGGCGAAGAAACCGCTGATTGATGTGCGTTCGCCGCAGGAGTATTCTGGGGAATTGACGCATATGCCTGAATATCCGCAGGAGGGAGTGCTACGGGGGGGCCATATTCCTGGGGCAAAGAATGTGCCGTGGAAGACGGCGGTCAGGGAGGATGGGACGTTTAAGGGTGTGGAGGAATTGGAGAAAATCTATGTGGAGGGATGTGGATTGAAGCCTGGGGATGATGTGATCGCGTATTGTCGAATCGGGGAGCGATCGAGCCATACGTGGTTTGTGTTGAAGTATCTCTTGGGCTTTGAGAAGGTGCGTAACTATGACGGGTCGTGGACGGAATGGGGAAACCGTGTGCGGGCGCCTATAGAGCGATGA